gtctctctccccgtctgtctctctccctctccccgtctgtctgtctctctccccgtctgtctctctccctctccccgtctgtctgtctctctccccgtctgtctctctcgctctccccgtctgtctgtctctctccctctccccgtctgtctgtctctctccccgtctgtctgtctctctccctctccccgtctgtctgtctctctccctctccccgtctgtctctctccctctccccgtctgtctgtctctctccctctccccgtctgtctctctccccgtctgtctgtctctctccccgtctgtctgtctctctccctctccccgtctgtctgtctctctccctctccccgtctgtctctctccctctccccgtctgtctgtctctctccctctccctgtctgtctgtctccccgtctgtctgtctccctctccccgtctgtctgtctccctctccccgtctgtctctctccctctccccgtctgtctgtctctctccccgtctgtccctctccccgtctgtctctctccctctccccgtctgtctgtctctctccccatctgtctctctccctctccccgtctgtctgtctctctccctctccccgtctgtctgtctctctccctctccttgtctgtctgtctctctccccatctgtctctctccctctccccgtctgtctgtctctccctctccccgtctgtctgtctctctccaggTGTCTGTCTAACAGTGAGGACGACAGGCGTGTCCTCTCCTTCCACttggacagagacacacacacactgtacgtGGCCTTCTCCAGCTGTGTGGTGAGAATCCCGCTGAGCCGCTGTGAGAGACACCGAACCTGTCAcaagtgagacacacacacgcacacacacgcacacacacacacacgcacacacgcacacacgcacacacacgcacgcacacacacgcacacgcacacacgcacacacacgcacacacacacaccccataaTACTGGAGCAAAAATTTATAAagtttgtaaattatttagaaaaataaaacccacactgctcatcaccatggcaacactgACTGTACTATGAatcatggtggtggtagcacgATGTTcagagtataaataaataataaacaatacttactctgtttgtgtgtgtgtgtgtgtgtgtgtgtgcgtgtgtgtgtgtgtgttttgcaggtcATGTATTGCGTCCAGAGATCCGTACTGTGGTTGGATGTCACATGGGGCTTGTGAAAGGATTCCAGCAGGAGTGGagtaagtctctctctcacacacacacacacacacacacacacactaacacacacacactaacacacacacacacagttttattattaaacatcagTGATCTCATTCTCTAACTCCcggttctctttttttctctcttttcatctcatttactcattcatctttctttctctcattttatttccccatttctgtctctccccctctctccccctctctctgtctctccccctctctccccctctctctgtctctccccctctctccccctctctctctctctttctctctctccccctctctctctctctttctctctctctctctctctcagcagtgGGTTTGAGCAGGATGTGGAGTTCGGGGATACGGGGCGTCTCGGTGACTGTCACGGTGAGAtcatctgtttctgtgttttctcatcacactcacactcacacacacactcacacacactcactcacacacacacacacacacacacacacacacacaggaggaaaatgtttctgatgatttattttattttaatcgtCTGTCTGAGCGCTAGagctttttagttttaatttgattttatttttattttctgctgaTTTCTTGTTCCTTTAATTCCTGTAGAGTTTATGACTACCGCTTCAGCGCCAGGTTTCAAATCATATGGCGACGCAACTTCTGGTTAGTTTCCTTTTTACTCAAACGATTTCCTTTCCTTCAGTTCAGCGTTCCTCTTTCAtcgtcatcttcatcatcatcatcttcatcatcttcatcatcatcttcatcatcatcatcacaattaATCTCTAGTCTCTAAACAACTTCATCTCGTCTCTGCATGTTTACAGTAGACATGTGCTGAAAGTCTGTTATTCACTCCCatgttatcacacacacacacacacacacacacatacacatacacacacacacacactcacacacacacactgaaacacacacactcacacacactcacacacacacacacacacacacacactcacacacacacacactgaaacacacacactcacacacactcacacacacacacatacacacacacacactcacacacacacacatacacatacacacacacacactcacacacacacactgaaacacacacactcacacacacacacacacacacatacacatacacacacacacactcacacactcacacacacacacacacacacatacacacacacacactcacacacacacacactgaaacacacacactcacacacactcacacacacacacatacacacacacacactcacacacacacactgaaacacacacactcacacacactcacacacacacactgaaacacacacactcacacacacacacatacacacacacatacacacacagaaacacatacacacacacactcacacacacacacacagaaacacactgaaacacacacacacacacacacacacacacactcacacacacacacacacaaacacacacacacacacacactcacacacacaaacacacacacaccgaaacacacacacacatacacacacacacacagagaaacacaccgaaacacacacaaacacacacacacacacacacacacacacacagaaacacacacacacacactcacacacacacacacagaaacacacacacacacacactcacacacacaaacacacacacaccgaaacacacacacacatacacacacacacacagagaaacacaccgaaacacacacaaacacacacacacacacacacagaaacacacacacacactcacacacacaaacacacacacaccgaaacacacacacacatacacacacacagagaaacacaccgaaacacacacacacacatacacacacagaaacacacaccgaaacacacacacacactcacacacacacactgaaacacacacactcacacacacacacatacacacatacacacacagaaacacatacacacacacagaaacacacacacacacagaaacacactgaaacacacacaccgaaacacacagaaacacacacacacacacacacagaaacacacacacacacacactcacacacacacacacagaaacacacagaaacacacacacacacacacacacactcacacacacacacacacacaaacacacacacacacacacaccgaaacacacacacacacatacacacacagaaacacacacacacacatacacacacagaaacacacacacacacagagaaacacacacagaaacacacacacaaacacacgttaTAAAGTTAAATTattgagaagtgtgtgtttgtggctcaGTATCGGTTGTTTACTTTCGTCCTGTGAATTAATGTTAGTGtactttattaactttattaacttCATTAACTTTATTAACTTCATTAGCGTCATTAGCGTCATTAGCctcattaatgttaattaacacTAGGCTCGTTGCTGGTTTCAGGTGATTAGTTATGCTGTAACTCGGTTAAACTGAGTTTCGTGTTGACGCTCACCTCGATGAAGAGCGGCGTTTTCAGCACGCTGGTGTTCGTGTTCAGAATGAAACACTGGCGTTAGTTAATTATCTGTGTTACGCTGagcctgatgatgatgatgatgatgatgatgatgatgatcagttGTTTATCAGCAcgtgtctaatgtccacatcaATGTTACCacaatatcattcattcattcattcattcattcactaacACAGTGTAATAccttaatttgtttgtttatttatttttgtttagtttttaaagcagaatagtttttattcattatgaaGTAAAGTTTGCAGTTTGCAGTTTGGGGCGAAGCAGAAACACAGGACGCAGTCAAACACTGATGCACTAAACCTTCTGCACTTCCACGTTCGCCTGCATACACACCATTTATACAGAGCAGAGCAGCGCTTAAACACAACCTGCTCAGGAggcgttgattagtttcctgtaacagcagctctgacagtagcgcaggtttagattataatataatacgttatcgtttctatagcaacagctcattcacagggacgtgtacagcgaacgcGCCGCATAAACGGAttgaaaaagtgtgtaattgtttataaacgtggagatgtttatgtcacatgtatggaaggagtctccagtgtcagcgccttGTAACAAAccgaggtaaagctggaactttaaggtttccgacgtcttcaggacagaggagtttacgcagtttctcaggaacatgatgctggtgagggaacgagggtttatagctgctataacgtaagtgacaacaggaactcacacGCTTcactgaacattaaatgtaactagaaacagataaaaggtgtgatgtgttgttttttaataaataaaagttgtaattgttgtaagttgctgtggtgtaaggggaataaaactcttggggACGTGCAGTTagagggaaataatcaacttcgggatGGTCGGCGTTAAATCCGGTGAACACGTGAGGTTTCAGCGTTGTGGATTGTGTGAAAGTCTGCATCAGTGTTTGAGCTTCGTGCGTGGCGTTCCTGCTGCAGCCGGCTGTACAGTAGAGCTGTACATAAACAGGACCGCTAGACGTTCTAGAACGTTCCGGACTCTCTGGAAGCTGGAATAACTGTGTGAATGATGTGTTTACTGCAGCAGAACAGGAAAAGCCGGCGCTGTCCGTCACGCCGTCCTCCGCTTCAGAACCTAAACATTCCCCACACactcctccctctcttcctcctcaACTCCTCGACACACGGAGATCCGTTCTCCGCGACGATTCGGAAACTTCCAGATCATTTGAATCGGTGATGGAGGGTAAGGCCTTGACGGGAGCAAGGGATTTTGGGTAATGCTGCTGCTAGCGATCATCTCTCTAAAGCTAGctgttaaaatacaaaaacatggaaacgcacacacacgcacacacacacacacgcacacacacacacacacacgcacacacacactgatgtgtttagtTAAGCAGATTGAAACTCATTCCATTttactgttttgtattttaatagcTAACTTCCTCTTTAGCTGTTAGCTTAGCGAGGCGACGTTAGCAGCAGCGCTCAGGTCCCCACAGCTTACATGTCagtttattttcttcatttgttctttcagtttttttccttcagtggaGCAACATGTCttctttctgttctcttttATCTGCTTTTTCTCAGTTCCTTTACTGTTTAGTTCTTGATTCTACTTTTCTTTCtcgttcttttgtttttcctgaaAGTCTTCCGAAGGCCTTACGCAGACCAGCACTGTTCCCGCTTCAGTTACTAACACTCGCTCAGTTTCTCTCGTGGACACTAACACACTCGGAAGACACGCTTCCTCTTCTCGATATGATCAGGTATCTGGGGCTGAACGCTAACAAACTTTACTCCTGGAACTCTTAAAGCTTTTAACGGCTGAGTGGACGACGTCTTCTTCACTAACATAATCCTGTTATATGAGCTGCTAGCTTCCGGCTAATCCGATTCTCTCATCTGCTCTGGATGCACTTCTGCTCCGTAGGGCTGGATTACCTTCACACGTCTTCATGAgtataaagtttaaataaatctcAGGAAGTGAGCGAATGCCTGCTGgggggaggtggaggaggtggaggtggaggaggtggaggtgaaggaggagctctccactctgtgtgtgtgtgtgtgtgtgtgtgtgtgttcagtgtgagttcACACGGCGTTGTTGTGTGTTCGCAGGCATTTGGGAGATCCAGTCGGCCGACTCCAACCAGCTGGTGCACATGAACATCCTGATCACGTGCGTCTTCGCTGCGTTCCTGTTGGGGGCGTTCATCGCCGGCGCTGTGGTCTACTGCTACCGAGACGTCTTCCTGCACAAGAAGACGCGCAAAATCCACAAAGCGGCGCACAGTAAAGACGAGGAGTCGGCACCGTCACGCACTGACTCCACCGGGAGCTTCACCAAGCTGAACGGCCTCTTCGAGAGTCCGGTGAAGGAATTTCCCAGCGCCATGGAGGAGGCGAGGATCTACTTCAGCGGAGACAAAGATGAAAAGAACCCAGAATCCAAGACCATCATCCTCAGCAGGCAAAACCCGGAGCTGGCGGCGTTGCCCACGCCCGAGTCGACGCCGGTGCTCCACCAAAAGGGGCTGCAGCCGAACAAGAGCCAGTGGGAAAAGGCACAAGGGAAAACGTGTGTGTCTCGGAAAGAGGCTCCGCCCAAAAGCCCACAAAACCCCAGCATCCCAAGTGCTGTCGTGCTTCCAAACGCAACGCACGAGAAAACCGTCCCGAGCAGCGACACTGGCAGCGTGAAGTCGGTCCATAAAGAGCGGCGGCGTTCCGTAGACGCTAGAAACACACTTAACGAGCTCCTGAAACATCTTAACGAGGCTAACGAGGCTGAGACAATAAACGCCAACCCTAAAGCCATCATGGCCGACACGCCACGCCCTCGCCCGCACCTGATGCTCGAGCCCATGGGGAACTTAGCAGAAATCCCACCCAAAGTTCCAAGTCGGGAAGCGTCACTTTATTCCCCGACATCCTATTCCCCGCCCTCATCCTACTCGGCTTCGTCCTATTCGCCGTCGTCCTCGTTACCCAGACACAGTCCCACCAAACGCGTGGACGTCCCGTCCGTGCCCACGTCACCCACCGGACAAATGGGGACCCTCGATAGGCAGCGTTTCCAGCGCGTCGGCTCCGCCCACCGCCATGCCGGATCATCCGGCGCTGTGGTGGTGCGTCACTCCAGTTTCAACCGAGGTGCGCTGGCTCCGCCCACACCGCCCTCCAGGATGGACTCGCAGGGCATCTCGAGGCAACACAGCTACAGCGGATACGGATCACTTCCTCGGACTTCTGTTAAACGAACGGCGTCGTTAAAGCCGGACGTTCCGCCCAAACCCGGAGGATTCGTACCGCAAACGAGGCCCGTAAACAAATACAGCTACTGAGCCGAGGACCAATCACGCACTCCGGAGAACGCAGGCCAACGATAAAAAGCTGTTTTGGCTCAGATGAGGACAGTAAAAGAAACATGGCTACTGAACGGAGTGGGAATTAAACGTAGTGAAGGCAGGAATACGGCCAGTTACTCCATAAACGAGTGAAATGACGGGATTTAACGAGGGCGGGGTTTGAGGAACTGTTCCAGGAGACACGGCGAGCGCAGGAAGTATGACAGAAACGTCTCCACGTGAAGCTGATCCTCTGCGAGACCGAGCGAGAAATGAAACTCTGCCGAGACGAACGGATCCGTGGGATGTTTACGTCACAAACGAGGGAAGTTTAAATGCCTATAAATCAGAAACAAAACGGTGGAACATTGAAAGAGCCAATGAGCAAAAACGTTGACCTGCGAGGCGGCAGGGACGTCTGAGGTCAAAGGTTAAAGGTCATGTGGGATTAACCTGTTGCAGGAATACTTGAAATATGTTTCTTGTTAACCAGCAtcgattaaaaataaatacgtAGGACTGAGGAAAAGCTGTGCATTCGACTGGAGGAATGATGCGAGGTGGTGACGTGTGTCATGGCGACGGGAAACGTTACGAATTTACGTAGTTACAACGTTCCACAAACGCTCCGAGGATGCACTTACAGCTGGCTTCTCTCCAGCTCCGGTTATTACTGTCCTAAAACTAAACCGTtaacattactgtgtgtgtgtgtgtgtgtgtgtgtgtttctgtgtgtgtgtgtgtttctgtgtgtgtgtgtgtgtgtgtgtgtccatgtgccTGCTCTgaactttttgttttatttttttaaactcactgGGAAACATTTCAATAATTTGCTGCTACTGAGTTTAGACGAACAatggtattgtgtgtgtgtgtgcatgtgtgtgtgtgtgtgtttctgtgtgtgtgtgtgtgtgtgtgtgtgtgcatgtgtgtgttcagccaCTGAACAGcagtttattatttcattattcaatctgagaaacacactgaggtcgaatttttcatttataaaactcCTGAATTTCAGTAATTTAAATAATCGTAGTCGATCTGCGAGACGTCtgtagttttgcactggagctacgaggctaatgtagctaacacgTAGTggaagcttatagctaccaCTTTAGCATTGTGCTAAATAACTGCAtgtctaaaatgtctaaaacacACTCCGTGTTCTAATGAGCTGTTATATTAACCTCCAGATTTCCACCCAGACTCGGCCGTTACAGAATCTGAATGAATTTGCGCTTGTAATCACTGTAACAGCTACCGCTGTGTCCTAGCAACCAGTCATGCCGGTAATGACGAcgactgtaaatatataaatatataaatacggACATTTCAGAGgcaagtgtgtgttctgtgccTTACCGAGAAACACTCGCTGTGGATTTTCATTTCCTTAAAATCATTGCACATTTAATCATGAGaagaatgaaaggaaaagagaaaaacaagaacgatgacaataataataataataataataataataaagaataattttGCCTGCAGAATGTATTGCATTTAATGTCGAGAATCGCCTTCACTCCGCTGTTTACGACTCGATGCCCAGAGACGACtttattctgtttaattctCTTAAAAATAACAAGTTGTTTCTTGTGTTTAAGATGCGTACGGCTGAAACGCTAGCTATAGCATTACCATTAGCCTGTTAGCGGGGGGTTTAATCCACAGCCAGGCGACGGAGAGGAAACATTAGCGGAGCATTGATTGTTTTTCTTATGCTGCAGTTTCActgatttgttattaaaatgtttttgaacatgCTGCTCAGTGATTCATCTCTAAATCTAATCACACGTtcagattattatataacttaTATTTATGCAATTAAACGTCACATGGAGGAAAACCGGAGTGGTTGTGGAATAAACCCCACAGAAaccatgttagctagctagtgctAATCCTGCAGCTACGTGAGAAGTTTCGCTTTAGCGCATCCACACGGCTGACGTTCAGCTTCGTGATGTCGAGATAACGgtacaaaaaaacaatcatcaATACCTTGGATTTAAAtacaagattaaataaaaataaatttttgcaATTAAAGTTATTAACTAAAATCGTATTGCTGTAATTAACttgggaagaaaaaagaaagaaaaatccatcgttgttgttgttttgcatgtGTGTCTCTTTACAAAGGTGTTTAGGtctgatttgtttacatttgatTAGACGTGTGCCGATCATCACCTGAACGTTAATCTGATATAATCGCCGTATTACCGTGTGTTCAGAAGCTTTCAGAAGACGTGTGTCCTGATGTTCAGGGGCACAGACGCTAaaataagctccgcccccacgGCGatatcgtgtgtgtgtctgattttcGGCCACGCCTCCACCTGGTGATGTACGCGCTGTAGCTGTATTCGCATTCTAAACGTTCACACCGCAGTCACGTCCGTGCACAACAACAAACGCAACTCGTTTTATTTTAAACGCTAAGACTGTGCGGAAActggctgtttgtttgttttatgtttttttttttttttttgttcctccaGAGTATTTTAACGTGTAGGTCTGTTGCGAAACCTGTACTGTGAAACTGTAAATAATTCCGTCACTGTTAACgatatttttgttgatttttttaacacagcatGTATagttgaaataaaatattactacaCTGAGACTCAGATTCAAGTCTTTGTACAATAAATCTACATCATCCATAAACATATGAGTTCTGCTTGTTTAAATAcacgtgattggctgttgaAGTATCGGACATATAAGAtacaatatagtgtatttccttagtcaagtgcaaaagtttgtgcaccctcaGGACAAGTGTGTTTTGGTTTCATAGATGTTCCTTCTTTATCAGACAACACGTAAATAAGCATAAATAATATTCATCCTCTTTGTGGATCGAGAGACGATCGTGGTGAAGGGGTTCGTGTAGCTTAGTGAAACTCAGGGCCACGTCACTGCGGGTTTAACGCTCTCAGTATCAGATCTGAGGAAAGATAAACACCAAGTGCACCTGCCCAGATTAGGGTTACCTGGAGCCAGGCCTCGGGGTGGAGTCCATAGGTGAGTGAACCCAAAATGAACCCAAAATGGTGACGGAGCCATCGTGTGGGCTCAGCAGAAGAAGGATGGGAGTCAGGTGCAATGCCAGTCTTAGGTGGCCAAGACATCTGCAAAGAAAACGTTCAGGAACGTTGAAGGTCACTTCCCTGGTGGGGAAAGAGCCAGATTTGGTGACAGAGATGGAAaagtagattagattagattagagtaGATTATAGttgatataattatataatctatgatataataattattatcacATATTGTTACAGCCACACAGAGTTCAGGCTCCAGTACCAAACTTCTCAATCAGGCGTGATCTCTTTCCTGCTCTGGAGTTCCTACAGAAGATCGTGCTCAGGCAGTTGTGGGAATACTCACCAGTCCCAGCTGTTTTTCCCAGTGGACACCAGGGTTGCCTCCATGAGACTCCGAGTCTCAGGAAGGGAAACTCtgacttgtttgtgtgtgtggagcaggcGCTGGAGATGGAACCTCCTACTGACTCCACAGTGCTCCTAGGAGACACTTGGAGGGGAGTGACTGGGAGGAATGGCCTCTGAACCAGAGCAGTGAAATGTTATTAGACTTCTGTGCAAGCCTCGGATCATCTGCTTTCATTTAAGGTGAGTTTCGGACTCCATCATTTGGTGTGTCTTGTCTCCTATTTGTGGTTTTCATGGACAGGATATGAATCCACAGCTGAGGGTGGAGAGATGTCCAGTAGAGGTAACTTAAGTAGAGGTAACACAACTTAAACCGGACCTCGAACACATTTGAACATTTCTCTGCAGAGTGTGTCACCTGAGTTCCTTCTGGTCAGAGGAGAGAACTTTACCCATGATGGAGGAGTTTAAGTGTCTTGGAATCTGATTATTACACgagtgatggaaaaagaaagtgtgagaTTGATAAATGGATTGGTTTAATGGCAGCAGAGTTACAGTCATGGTACTGTAGAGTCTAGAGGTCTAGAGGTCTAGGCCAGAAGGAGGAGCTCAGGTTATGGAGAAAGCTCTCTGTTTACTGGTCAGTCTACGTCCTGTTCCTCAGCTGTGGTTGAGCTGTGTGTAATGacaaaaagaataaagacaTGAGTATGGGAGGTGGAAATGAGGTTCCTCCCCAGGGTTCAGGGTTTACTCTCTGTAATTAGGTGAGGAGTTTGACAATCCAGGTCAACCTTGGAGTGGAGCCACTGCTCCTCTTAATTGAGAGGAACCAGTTGAGGTGGATTGGGTACCTTACCATGACACCCTGGTGGGGTTCTAGTAGAGATCTGGTAATGGTGAACACACGCTtgatctaatactaacatttggattaaatatagaaaatatagtcacattttcGCAggctgaagctatctcagatcattatctcatctcagttaaaatgtgtattaatcataaaaCACGCACTTCTACACACTGCTgcgtcaaacgtacgttcacatcagctactgcacagagttttatcagtaatctcccagatttactAACCATGactggatcaccgtctgatcctgaagaacttgaccaggcaactgaatgtttaaaatcaacattctgcaactcgctagataagggagcttcatttaaaagaaaaataattagggagaaaaagctagcaccctggtatagcgatcacacacgaactttaaaacagaccactcgaaaactagaacgtaaatgacGTCAAACTAAAtcagtagtatttcaaatagcatggaaggagagccttttgagctataagaaagctcttagtgctgctagatcagtgtatctctccaccctaattgaagataacagaaataatcctagattcttatttaatactgtagcaaaattaactaggaataagaccacaatagaaacacacacacaatcattatatagcagcgatgacttcagtAATCTGGACATTGTAGGTGCACAAACTCCCACACTTCATCTCTCTGTGGTTCTGCTGCATTGTTCAGGTTTTAATAGTGCACTAGATTATAAGTGTCCCTAAGTGAACACACTAGTGCACTAGAACAACTTGAATTGAAGCACAGTCACTAAGAACAAACTGCTCTGGAGTCGTGCTGGAAAAAATTCACTGAATAAAGCAACAgtttcagaaatgtttacagAGGAAGAAGCAGGATGCTGAGGTttagccaaacacacacacacacacacacacacacacacacacacacagacaaactcTGGTCCCGAGCAGCTGTGCTGTAGTGTTTATGTGGGCTGAGGGGCGGCTAAACCCACTGAGCGTTATTTTTAGATTTCAGTGGGAAATTTTCCAGAGTCATTTGTAAGCCAAGTGTCCAACATCTGGAACACTCAATCAGCCAAGagccatctacacacacacacacacacacacacacacaaacactcacacacactcacacacacacactcacacacactcacacacactcacacacactcactcacacacactcacacacactctacagcTCGTTCCTGATAAGTTCAGCTGTGTGAGTGATCTGCAGTCAGACTTAAACACCGTGAACTctacacattaaacacacactcgctctctctctctctctctctctgtctctctctctctgtctctctctctctgtctctctctgtctctctc
The genomic region above belongs to Pangasianodon hypophthalmus isolate fPanHyp1 chromosome 6, fPanHyp1.pri, whole genome shotgun sequence and contains:
- the sema6dl gene encoding sema domain, transmembrane domain (TM), and cytoplasmic domain, (semaphorin) 6D, like isoform X4 — encoded protein: MWCVMFPNLLLLLLLVRTHAVSFPEDTAPLDIVDRHYSRQYPVFRGRPSGNESQHRLDFQLMTRIQDTLFIAGRDQVYLVSLRESYRNDITPYRKLTWRSSQADRETCALKGKHRDECHNFIKVLVPRNDDLVFICGTNGFNPMCRYYRLDNLEFDGEEISGLARCPFDAKQTNVALFSDGKLYSATVADFLASDAVIYRSMGDGSALRTIKYDSKWLKEPHFLHAVDYGNYVYFFFREIAAEHNNLGRAVYSRVARVCKNDVGGSQRVLEKHWTSFVKARLNCSVPGESFFYFDVLQSLTDIINISGVPSVVGVFTTQLNSIPGSAVCAFSMPDIEKVFEGRFKEQKTPDSVWTPVPDDRLPRPRPGCCAGHGSAESYKSSVEFPDETLQFIKLHPLMDAAVPSIRDEPWVTKTRVRYRLTALAVDNAAGPYKNYTVVFIGSEAGVVLKVLAKTAVFSLNESVLLEEIDVFNQAKCLSNSEDDRRVLSFHLDRDTHTLYVAFSSCVVRIPLSRCERHRTCHKSCIASRDPYCGWMSHGACERIPAGVDSGFEQDVEFGDTGRLGDCHAEQEKPALSVTPSSASEPKHSPHTPPSLPPQLLDTRRSVLRDDSETSRSFESVMEGIWEIQSADSNQLVHMNILITCVFAAFLLGAFIAGAVVYCYRDVFLHKKTRKIHKAAHSKDEESAPSRTDSTGSFTKLNGLFESPVKEFPSAMEEARIYFSGDKDEKNPESKTIILSRQNPELAALPTPESTPVLHQKGLQPNKSQWEKAQGKTCVSRKEAPPKSPQNPSIPSAVVLPNATHEKTVPSSDTGSVKSVHKERRRSVDARNTLNELLKHLNEANEAETINANPKAIMADTPRPRPHLMLEPMGNLAEIPPKVPSREASLYSPTSYSPPSSYSASSYSPSSSLPRHSPTKRVDVPSVPTSPTGQMGTLDRQRFQRVGSAHRHAGSSGAVVVRHSSFNRGALAPPTPPSRMDSQGISRQHSYSGYGSLPRTSVKRTASLKPDVPPKPGGFVPQTRPVNKYSY
- the sema6dl gene encoding sema domain, transmembrane domain (TM), and cytoplasmic domain, (semaphorin) 6D, like isoform X3, with protein sequence MWCVMFPNLLLLLLLVRTHAVSFPEDTAPLDIVDRHYSRQYPVFRGRPSGNESQHRLDFQLMTRIQDTLFIAGRDQVYLVSLRESYRNDITPYRKLTWRSSQADRETCALKGKHRDECHNFIKVLVPRNDDLVFICGTNGFNPMCRYYRLDNLEFDGEEISGLARCPFDAKQTNVALFSDGKLYSATVADFLASDAVIYRSMGDGSALRTIKYDSKWLKEPHFLHAVDYGNYVYFFFREIAAEHNNLGRAVYSRVARVCKNDVGGSQRVLEKHWTSFVKARLNCSVPGESFFYFDVLQSLTDIINISGVPSVVGVFTTQLNSIPGSAVCAFSMPDIEKVFEGRFKEQKTPDSVWTPVPDDRLPRPRPGCCAGHGSAESYKSSVEFPDETLQFIKLHPLMDAAVPSIRDEPWVTKTRVRYRLTALAVDNAAGPYKNYTVVFIGSEAGVVLKVLAKTAVFSLNESVLLEEIDVFNQAKCLSNSEDDRRVLSFHLDRDTHTLYVAFSSCVVRIPLSRCERHRTCHKSCIASRDPYCGWMSHGACERIPAGVDSGFEQDVEFGDTGRLGDCHEFMTTASAPGFKSYGDATSEQEKPALSVTPSSASEPKHSPHTPPSLPPQLLDTRRSVLRDDSETSRSFESVMEGIWEIQSADSNQLVHMNILITCVFAAFLLGAFIAGAVVYCYRDVFLHKKTRKIHKAAHSKDEESAPSRTDSTGSFTKLNGLFESPVKEFPSAMEEARIYFSGDKDEKNPESKTIILSRQNPELAALPTPESTPVLHQKGLQPNKSQWEKAQGKTCVSRKEAPPKSPQNPSIPSAVVLPNATHEKTVPSSDTGSVKSVHKERRRSVDARNTLNELLKHLNEANEAETINANPKAIMADTPRPRPHLMLEPMGNLAEIPPKVPSREASLYSPTSYSPPSSYSASSYSPSSSLPRHSPTKRVDVPSVPTSPTGQMGTLDRQRFQRVGSAHRHAGSSGAVVVRHSSFNRGALAPPTPPSRMDSQGISRQHSYSGYGSLPRTSVKRTASLKPDVPPKPGGFVPQTRPVNKYSY